One segment of Penaeus vannamei isolate JL-2024 chromosome 3, ASM4276789v1, whole genome shotgun sequence DNA contains the following:
- the LOC113814344 gene encoding sorbitol dehydrogenase — MNRFPVLHGIDDLRMESDPIPEVGPNEVLLRMSRVGLCGSDLAMVYRGMLGDLVIQTPMGIGHEASGVVAKCGSAVTHLKPGDRVTVEPGNCCGNCDFCKAGHYNNCVKDNFYTLPMPNPGCIAHYFKHRGDLCHKLPDTVSQEEGALMEPFSVAIHACRRSKVTAGTTVLVCGAGPIGLLCLLAARAMGAKSILVTDMRPERLETASKMGADFTMLVGGADPQKEAKRIEEVMGCMPEVTLECTGVEVAFQTAIYATRACGVVVMVGLPAADLKLPLVRAGIREVDIIGVFRFLNCFPIAIDLVARGVVDVKPLITHRFKFEEFNKAFEFFRSGKDGAIKCMVICD, encoded by the exons ATGAACCGGTTCCCTGTCCTGCATGGCATCGATGACCTGCGGATG GAAAGCGATCCCATCCCAGAAGTCGGCCCCAAcg AGGTGTTGCTGCGGATGTCGAGAGTTGGACTGTGCGGGTCAGATCTGGCCATGGTGTACAGGGGGATGCTGGGTGACCTTGTCATACAGACGCCCATGGGTATTGGCCACGAAGCCTCGGGCGTGGTCGCCAAGTGCGGCTCTGCCGTCACTCACCTCAAACCGG GTGACCGTGTAACAGTCGAGCCAGGGAACTGCTGCGGGAACTGTGACTTCTGCAAGGCAGGCCACTACAACAACTGCGTCAAAGACAACTTTTATACGCTGCCCATGCCCAACCCTGGCTGCATCGCCCACTACTTCAAGCACAGGGGCGACCTTTGCCACAA GTTGCCGGATACCGTGTCCCAGGAGGAGGGTGCACTCATGGAACCGTTTTCCGTGGCGATCCACGCATGTCGCCGTTCAAAAGTGACAGCAGGAACAACTGTCCTGGTATGTGGCGCAGGCCCCATAGGGCTGCTGTGCCTCCTCGCCGCGCGGGCCATGGGGGCCAAGTCCATCCTGGTCACAG ACATGCGACCGGAGCGCCTGGAAACCGCAAGCAAGATGGGCGCCGACTTCACCATGCTGGTGGGGGGCGCAGACCCCcagaaggaggcgaagaggatCGAGGAGGTGATGGGCTGCATGCCGGAGGTCACGCTCGAGTGCACCGGCGTCGAGGTCGCCTTCCAAACGGCCATTTAT GCGACCAGGGCGTGCGGCGTGGTGGTGATGGTCGGGCTGCCCGCGGCTGACCTCAAGCTGCCCCTCGTTCGTGCAGGCATCAGGGAGGTCGACATCATCGGAGTCTTCAGGTTCCTCAATTG TTTCCCAATCGCCATCGACCTGGTGGCGAGGGGCGTGGTGGACGTGAAGCCCCTCATCACCCACCGCTTCAAGTTCGAGGAATTCAATAAAGCCTTCGAGTTCTTCCGCAGCGGGAAGGACGGCGCCATCAAGTGCATGGTCATATGTGATTAG